In Anas acuta chromosome 5, bAnaAcu1.1, whole genome shotgun sequence, a single window of DNA contains:
- the EXOC5 gene encoding exocyst complex component 5 → MAAAAELFEEPFVADEYIERLAWRTPGGGSRGGEAFDPKRLLEEFVNHIQELQVMDERIQRKVEKLEQQCQKEAKEFAKKVQELQKSNQVAFQHFQELDEHISYVATKVCHLGDQLEGVNTPRQRAVEAQKLMKYFNEFLDGELKSDVFTNSEKIKEAADIIQKLHLIAQELPFDRFSEVKSKIASKYHDLECQLIQEFTSAQRRGEISRMREVAAVLLHFKGYSHCVDVYIKQCQEGAFLRNDVFEDAAILCQRVNKQVGEVFSNPETVLAKLIQNIFEVKLQIYVKDQLEEHRKSDAEQYLKNLYDLYTRTTNLSSKLMEFNLGTDKQTFLSKLIKSIFISYLENYIEVEIGYLKSRSAMILQRYYDSKNHQKRSIGTGGIQDLKERIRQRTNLPLGPSIDTHGETFLSQEVVVNLLQETKQAFERCHRLSDPSDLPKNAFRIFSMLVEFLCTEHIDYALETGLAGIPSSDSKNANLYFLDVVHQANTIFHLFDKQFNDHLMPLISSSPKLSECLQKKKDIIEQMEVKLDMGIDRTLNCMIGQMKHILAAEQKKTDFKPEDENNVLIQYTNACVKVCSYVRKQVEKIRNSMDGKNVDTVLMELGVRFHRLIYEHLQQYSYSCMGGMLAICDVAEYRKCAKDFKIALVLQLFDTLHALCNLLVVAPDNLKQVCSGEQLANLDKNILHSFVQLRVDYRSARLARHFS, encoded by the exons attaTTGGAAGAATTTGTAAATCACATCCAAGAATTACAGGTAATGGATGAAAGGATTCAGAGAAAGGTGGAGAAACTCGAACAGCAATGCCAGAAGGAAGCAAAGGAATTTGCCAAGAAAGTACAAGAACTGCAGAAGAGCAACCAG GTTGCCTTCCAACATTTCCAAGAGCTGGACGAGCACATCAGCTATGTAGCAACTAAGGTCTGTCACCTTGGAGACCAACTGGAGGGGGTAAACACGCCACGGCAACGGGCTGTGGAGGCTCAGAAGCTGATGAAATACTTTAATGAGTTTCTGGATGGAGAGCTGAAGTCTGATGTTTTTACAAACTCTGAAAAG ATTAAAGAGGCAGCTGATATTATTCAGAAACTGCATTTGATTGCACAGGAACTGCCTTTTGACAG gttttctgaagtaaaatcaAAGATAGCAA GTAAGTACCATGATTTAGAGTGCCAGCTAATTCAAGAGTTTACCAGTGCACAGCGGAGAGGTGAAATCTCCAGAATGAGAGAAGTAGCAGcagttttgcttcattttaag GGCTATTCCCATTGTGTTGATGTGTACATAAAACAGTGTCAAGAG GGTGCATTCCTGAGGAATGATGTGTTTGAAGATGCAGCCATTCTCTGCCAACGAGTGAATAAGCAAGTTGGAGAAGTCTTTAGCAATCCAGAGACCGTGCTAGCCAAACTCAttcaaaatatctttgaagTTAAACTTCAG ATTTATGTAAAGGACCAGCTAGAAGAACACAGGAAATCAGATGCTGAGCAGTATCTTAAGAATCTCTACGATTTGTATACAAG AACTACTAATCTTTCGAGCAAATTGATGGAATTTAACTTGGGTACTGATAAGCAGACTTTCTTGTCTAAGCTTATCAAATCCATTTTCATTTCCTACTTGGAGAATTACATTGAGGTGGAAATTGGTTATCTGAAAAGTAGGAGCGCTATGATTCTGCAACGCTATTATGATTCCAAAAACCACCAGAAGAGGTCTATTGGCACTGGAgg TATTCAAGACCTCAAAGAGAGAATAAGGCAACGTACAAACTTGCCGTTGGGGCCGAGTATTGATACCCATGGAGAAACTTTTCTCTCACAAGAAGTGGTGGTTAACCTTTTGCAAGAAACGAAACAAGCCTTTGAAAGATGTCACAGG ctctCTGATCCGTCTGACTTACCGAAGAATGCTTTCAGAATTTTTTCTATGCTTGTAGAATTCTTATGTACTGAACACATCGATTATGCATTAGAAACAGGCCTCGCTG GCATTCCCTCTTCTGATTCAAAGAACGCAAATCTTTATTTCTTGGATGTTGTCCACCAGGCCAATACTATCTTCCATTTATTTGATAAGCAGTTCAATGATCATCTAATGCCATTAATCAG TTCTTCTCCTAAATTGTCTGAAtgccttcagaagaaaaaggacatCATAGAACAAATGGAAGTGAAGCTGGATATGGGTATCGATAG gACACTGAATTGTATGATTGGACAGATGAAGCACATCTTGGCTGCAGAGCAAAAGAAGACAGATTTTAAGccagaagatgaaaacaatgttttgatTCAATATACTAAT gcttgcGTTAAAGTCTGCAGCTATGTCAGGAAGCAGGTGGAAAAGATTAGAAATTCTATGGATGGTAAGAATGTCGACACAGTTTTGATGGAGCTTGGAGTTCGTTTTCATCGACTCATCTATGAACACCTACAGCAATATTCCTACAGTTGCATGGGAGGCATGTTGGCTATTTGTGATGTGGCTGAATATAGGAAGTGTGCCAAAGACTTCAAG ATTGCGCTGGTGTTACAGTTGTTTGATACTTTGCATGCACTTTGCAACCTCCTGGTTGTAGCCCCGGATAACTTAAAGCAAGTTTGCTCAGGAGAACAACTTGCTAATCTGGACAAGAACATCCTTCACTCCTTTGTTCAGCTGCGTGTTGATTACAGGTCTGCTCGTCTTGCTCGTCACTTCAGCTGA